The Amycolatopsis sp. NBC_01480 genome segment ACGACCAGCGCGACCACCAGCCCGATCAGCGCGGCGTGGTGCGCCTTGGCCCGGACCACGCCGAGCAGCACCAGCACCACGGCCAGCGGGATGATCGCGACCAGCGCGGAAACGCCGAGGGAACCGGCCAGCGGAGTGGGATCCTGAACGAACAAGCCGACCTCCGGGGGGACCGATGCTTCCGCATAGCGGAAACGGCGTTTCACGAGGTGGCTGAGATAGTGGTCACAACTGCCACGGCCCGTCAAGGCTGTGTCGCACGTCCGGCCCAGTGCCCGAAGCGCCCCAATGTGGCGTTGGTTGCTCCAGCCCTGCCCCACCACCACCCTCAACGGAAGCGCTCCGCGCCCAGCCCCGATTCCACGCACCCAATGTGGCGTTCGGTGCGTTGGACGCATCGAACGCCACATTGGGGCGCATTCGGCCCGGGGGTGAGGTGGGGCTGGTGGGGGTCAGCGCAGGGTGGCGTGTGATGGCCGGAGGTCTTCGATCCGCCGGACGCCCAGCAGCTGCATGGTCCGGACCATCTCCGTGCGCAGGATGTCGACGCACCGCTGCACCCCGCGTTCGCCGCCGGCCATCAGGCCGTACAGGAACGCGCGGCCGATCAGCACGGCGTCCGCGCCGCGGGCGAGTGCGGCCACGATGTCGCCGCCGGACAGGATGCCGGTGTCGACCCACACCTCGGCGCTGCCCTGCAGCTCGTCGAGCACGGCGGGCAGCAGCTCGATCGGCGTCGGCGCGCGGTCGAGCTGGCGTCCGCCGTGGTTGGACAGCACCACCCCGTCGGCGCCGTGTTTCACCACGTCGCGGGCGTCGTCGACGTTCTGGACGCCCTTGATCACCAGCTTGCCCGGCCAGGTGCGGCGCACCCAGTCGAGGTCGTCGAAGTCGAGCGTGGGGTCGAACAGCTTGTCCAGCAGCTCGGCCACGGTGCCGCCGAAGTGGTTGAGCGAGGCGAAGGTCAGCGGCTCGGTGGTGAGCAGGTTGATCCACCACGCGGGGTGCATCGCCCCGTCGGCGAACGTCTTGAGCGTGAGCGCCGGCGGGATGGTCAGGCCGTTGCGGACGTCGCGCAGCCGGGCGCCGGCCACCGGGGTGTCGACGGTCAGCAGCAGCGTGTCGTAGCCGTTCTCCCACGCCCGATTCATCAGATCTTCGCCGGCGCCGTGGTCGTTCCAGACGTAGAGCTGGAACCACTTGCGCGCGCCCGGCGCGGCTTCGGCGAGGTCCTCGATCGAGGTCGTGCCCATGGTGGACAGGCCCATCGGCATGCCGTTGCGCTCGGCCACGCGGCCCACCGCGCGCTCGCCCTCGTGCTGCATCATCCGCGTGAACCCGGTGGGCGCGAAGGCGAACGGCAGCTCCGAGCGGCGGCCGAGGATCTCCTTGCTCGTGTCCACATCGGACACGCCCCGCAGCACGTTGGGGTGGAACTCCA includes the following:
- a CDS encoding alpha-hydroxy acid oxidase, whose protein sequence is MTQRRLPRPSELKQILRPKPIVLNPTDRRLAGAHTIADLRMIARKRTPRAAFDYTDGAAELEDSLRRARQAYRSVEFHPNVLRGVSDVDTSKEILGRRSELPFAFAPTGFTRMMQHEGERAVGRVAERNGMPMGLSTMGTTSIEDLAEAAPGARKWFQLYVWNDHGAGEDLMNRAWENGYDTLLLTVDTPVAGARLRDVRNGLTIPPALTLKTFADGAMHPAWWINLLTTEPLTFASLNHFGGTVAELLDKLFDPTLDFDDLDWVRRTWPGKLVIKGVQNVDDARDVVKHGADGVVLSNHGGRQLDRAPTPIELLPAVLDELQGSAEVWVDTGILSGGDIVAALARGADAVLIGRAFLYGLMAGGERGVQRCVDILRTEMVRTMQLLGVRRIEDLRPSHATLR